A part of Arachis hypogaea cultivar Tifrunner chromosome 12, arahy.Tifrunner.gnm2.J5K5, whole genome shotgun sequence genomic DNA contains:
- the LOC112730491 gene encoding uncharacterized protein produces MKFSNKNEFMDAVREFTIQEGREIKFRRNESYRIRAICKWTTGEDEDMVRCPWVAYASRDSEETCWQLKTFKNEHIYPRMRKNRAANRRWLAGKLVKKLRRYLSLKHSEAKAYFRRRFDLDLNKSSLTRALMDARNIVYGDVAAQYGLVRNYAETLLKSNHGSTVKIGTYLQGDDSIFEKMYVCLDGCKKGFKAGCRPLIGLDGAFLKTRFGGQILSAVAQDANNHIHPIAWAIVDVENKENWKWFLDLLLDDLGDYMTNKWAFMSDM; encoded by the coding sequence ATGAAGTTCAGTAACAAGAATGAATTTATGGATGCTGTGAGAGAATTCACCATTCAAGAGGGTAGGGAGATTAAATTTAGAAGGAATGAGAGCTACAGAATCAGAGCTATTTGCAAGTGGACAACTGGAGAAGATGAGGATATGGTTAGATGTCCATGGGTTGCTTATGCATCCAGGGATTCTGAGGAGACATGCtggcaattaaaaacatttaagAATGAACACATATATCCTAGGATGAGAAAAAACAGGGCAGCCAACAGGAGATGGCTTGCTGGCAAGTTGGTAAAGAAATTGAGGAGGTATTTGAGCTTAAAGCACAGTGAAGCTAAAGCATATTTCAGGAGAAGGTTTGACCTGGATCTAAACAAATCATCACTAACCAGAGCTTTAATGGATGCAAGAAATATTGTTTACGGTGATGTAGCTGCCCAGTATGGTTTGGTTAGAAATTATGCAGAAACTCTACTTAAGAGTAATCATGGTTCAACAGTAAAGATTGGTACATATCTTCAAGGGGATGATTCTATATTTGAAAAAATGTATGTATGCCTGGATGGATGTAAGAAGGGTTTTAAGGCTGGCTGCCGCCCACTGATCGGACTCGACGGAGCCTTCTTGAAGACTCGGTTTGGTGGACAAATACTCTCAGCAGTGGCTCAGGACGCCAATAACCATATACATCCAATTGCGTGGGCAATTGTTGATGTTGAGAATAAAGAGAATTGGAAGTGGTTTTTGGACCTGCTGCTTGATGACTTGGGTGACTACATGACTAACAAATGGGCTTTTATGTCAGACATGTAA